AAAAGAATTCAAGCGTCTTCTGACAAACCGTCAGTCGAAATATTCGAGCAGTCATATCCGGTAGAGAAGCAGAAAGAATTCAATCGGTACATTTTGCCGCTAATCGGCTTTGATATGGAAGCAGGAAGGCTGGATGAAACGGTCCATCCATTTGCACAAACTGTGAATACAGGGGATGTCAGGATTACGACCAGGTATCTTGAAAATAATGTCCGATCGGCTATATTTGGAACAATTCACGAAGCTGGACATGGTATTTATGAACAAAATATCAACCCAGAGTTCCAGGATTCAGTTTTACAGGAAGGTGCTTCATTTGGTATTCATGAATCTCAATCCCGATTCCTGGAAAATATGGTGGGACGCAGCGAGGAATTCTGGAAGTACTTCTATCCGAAGCTGCAGGTACATTTTCCGGAACAATTAGGGGATGTGGAATTGGACGATTTCTATCGTGCCACCAATGCTGTCCAGCCTTCCTTCATCAGGGTGGAGGCAGATGAGCTTACCTATAATCTTCATATCATGGTTCGCTATGAAATTGAGAAAGCATTGATTGCCGGGGAAATAGAGGCAAAGGACCTGCCTGGAATCTGGAACGAAAAAATGAAGGATTATCTCGGCATCACACCATCCACTGACAGTGAAGGCGTCCTTCAGGATATCCACTGGTCATTTGGAGGACTGGGATACTTCCCATCGTACTCTCTTGGAAATCTATATGCTGCACAAATCTTGAATAAGATCAAGAAAGATGTACCAGCTTTCTATGAAAGTATCGAGCAGGGAAATTTTGCAGTGATTCAGGAATGGTTGAAAGAAAATATCCATCAGTACGGAATGCTGTATACTCCAAATGAACTGATCGTCAAAGCTACCGGTGAAGAATTGAATGCGGATTATCTGGTACAGTACCTGGAAGAGAAGTATAGTAAGGTATATAAACTTTAATCATCGCGAAAAAATGGGGTAAATC
This portion of the Mesobacillus sp. S13 genome encodes:
- a CDS encoding carboxypeptidase M32 — its product is MEAKVMNQSIKSALKKFNELDEKISHFNSILGLLSWDQKVISPKKGRSIFANANGTLRTEAFKLTVSEEMGELLSTLSTPEAEEYLDDTAKAKVRERLSFYKRSNRIPAEMIKDFSVLTSKANDAWEEARENNDFDRYLPYLEKIVDFKRKAVEIYGYENHPYDALLDEFEPGLTVEKLDPLFRKLRESSTDLLKRIQASSDKPSVEIFEQSYPVEKQKEFNRYILPLIGFDMEAGRLDETVHPFAQTVNTGDVRITTRYLENNVRSAIFGTIHEAGHGIYEQNINPEFQDSVLQEGASFGIHESQSRFLENMVGRSEEFWKYFYPKLQVHFPEQLGDVELDDFYRATNAVQPSFIRVEADELTYNLHIMVRYEIEKALIAGEIEAKDLPGIWNEKMKDYLGITPSTDSEGVLQDIHWSFGGLGYFPSYSLGNLYAAQILNKIKKDVPAFYESIEQGNFAVIQEWLKENIHQYGMLYTPNELIVKATGEELNADYLVQYLEEKYSKVYKL